A section of the Oscarella lobularis chromosome 15, ooOscLobu1.1, whole genome shotgun sequence genome encodes:
- the LOC136196275 gene encoding uncharacterized protein produces MTSAVDLTSVLYGKTYALEADQDLVHLLDLHPFTQYRMTLESETVIGIGAKTSIVVKTMESAPSTAVRNFSLSSAREKNAPIGSLTITDLVLVSDTSAVVYWTPPPQPERKGIIAGYILKLSNAGESDSESASITHDEEHSISADRQEYSVYDLEEGKEYVATISAATVAGRGPQSQPTIFSATLLKCSAPCESGDCYVTVTKKETCYCTSAKSSGNCVYDETVITTLENSKGKGDNVLIIYIAVGAGVGLIILVLIVILCRCWCIAKEAGFRPSSDEAPIFDHQEKPSMALGVPGVGYPHPMSMVTQNPLFDNPVYDDRDAVMPLAKTEDEATAVF; encoded by the exons ATGACGAGTGCTGTCGATCTCACGAGCGTTTTGTACGGAAAAACGTACGCGCTTGAAGCCGATCAGGATCTCGTTCATTTGTTGGACCTTCACCCCTTCACTCAGTACCGAATGACCCTGGAATCTGAAACTGTAATAGGAATAGGGGCGAAAACCTCAATCGTAGTCAAAACAATGGAATCTG CTCCGTCGACTGCTGTGCGGAATTTTAGCCTCTCATcggcgagagaaaagaatG cTCCCATTGGATCTCTTACCATTACTGACCTTGTATTGGTTTCCGACACATCTGCCGTTGTCTACTGGACTCCTCCGCCGCAACCTGAGCGCAAGGGAATTATAGCCGGATACATACTGAAGCTGTCAAACGCCGGCGAATCGGATTCGGAGAGCGCGAGTATTACACACGACGAGGAGCATTCGATTTCCGCTGATCGACAAGAGTATTCCGTGTACGACCTCGAAGAGGGAAAAGAGTACgtggcgacgatttcagcTGCCACGGTTGCCGGAAGAGGTCCGCAGAGTCAGCCAACAATTTTTTCAGCCA CTCTTTTGAAGTGTAGCGCTCCTTGCGAGTCGGGCGACTGCTACGTAACGGTTacgaagaaagagacgtGCTACTGCACTTCGGCAAAGAGTTCAGGCAACTGCGTTTACG ATGAAACCGTTATTACCACATTGGAAAATTCCAAAGGCAAGGGGGACAACGTTCTCATTATTTACATTGCCGTCGGAGCGGGAGTTGGGCTCATCATACTTGTACTTATCGTCATTCTGTGCAGATGTTGGTGCATAGCGAAGGAGGCCGG CTTTCGACCATCATCAGACGAAGCGCCCATATTTGATCATCAAGAGAAGCCGTCAATGGCTTTAGGTGTCCCCGGTGTCGGTTATCCACATCCCATGTCGATGGTGACGCAAAATCCCTTGTTTGATAATCCGGTGTATGACGATCGGGATGCCGTCATGCCTCTCGCCAAgacggaagacgaagcgacggcggTCTTCTAG
- the LOC136196117 gene encoding sialic acid synthase-like — MPLEFEIAKGRRVGGDQPCFVIAEIGQNHQGDIEIAKKMIRAVKEAGADCAKFQKSELHKKFNKAALLRPYLTPNSWGKTYGEHKRYLEFSHEQYHELKKFAEEIGILFTASAMDQAAADFLLDELDVPFLKVASCDANNMPYLSHVAKKGCPLVISTGMQSMDTIRQVYSTVKPINPNFTLLQCTSTYPLPPEDVHLRVISTYQKEFPDVPIGYSGHEKGISISLAAVAQGAKVLERHVTLDKTWKGSDHAASLTMDELRELITQIRILEQALGTPHKAMRSSEMALHNKLGKSVVAACDIPCGTTLTAEMLDVKVSEPKGFPPERIYELIGKKTKTSIEDDDALLEEAIQF, encoded by the exons ATGCCTCTCGAGTTCGAAATAGCGAAGGGCcgtcgcgtcggcggcgaccaACCGTGCTTCGTTATCGCCGAAATTGGCCAGAATCATCAGGGCGACATCGAAATTGCCAAAAAAATGATCCGAGCCGTTAAAGAGGCCGGGGCAGACTGCGCGAAATTTCAGAAGAGCGAGCTGCACAAGAAGTTCAACAAAGCAGCGCTTCTTCGCCCGTATCTCACGCCCAATTCGTGGGGAAAAACGTACGGCGAGCACAAGCGCTATCTCGAGTTCAGCCACGAGCAGTATCACGAACTGAAGAAGTTCGCCGAAGAAATAGGAATATTATTTACGGCCTCCGCGATGGATCAG GCCGCCGCTGACTTCCTTTTagacgaactcgacgtcCCGTTTTTGAAAGTGGCATCGTGCGATGCTAACAACATGCCGTACTTGTCACACGTCGCCAAAAAAGGATGCCCGTTGGTCATTTCTACAG GAATGCAAAGCATGGATACCATACGCCAGGTGTACAGCACGGTGAAGCCAATCAATCCCAACTTTACGCTTCTTCAGTGCACGAGCACGTATCCCCTGCCACCGGAGGATGTCCATTTGCGTGTGATATCG ACTTATCAAAAAGAATTCCCTGACGTCCCCATCGGCTATTCCGGTCACGAAAAAGGAATATCAATAAGCTTAGCCGCCGTAGCTCAAGGTGCTAAGGTGCTCGAACGCCACGTAACATTAGACAAAACATGGAAGGGTAGCGATCACGCCGCCTCCCTTACAATGGACGAACTACGAGAACTCATCACTCAGATTCGGATCCTCGAACAGGCTCTCGGAACCCCGCACAAGGCAATGAGGTCTAGCGAAATGGCTCTCCACAACAAG TTAGGAAAGAGCGTGGTGGCCGCGTGCGATATTCCATGCGGAACGACCCTGACTGCCGAAATGTTGGACGTCAAAGTATCTGAACCGAAGGGTTTTCCCCCGGAGCGAATCTACGAGCTAATAGGGAAGAAAACCAAAACGTCGattgaagatgacgacgcgTTGCTGGAGGAAGCGattcaattttaa